A region from the Oncorhynchus gorbuscha isolate QuinsamMale2020 ecotype Even-year unplaced genomic scaffold, OgorEven_v1.0 Un_scaffold_5073, whole genome shotgun sequence genome encodes:
- the LOC124028937 gene encoding translationally-controlled tumor protein homolog: MIIYKDIITGDELFTEVYKITEVCDGMLYEVQGKLTSRSEDVDGALIGANASAEGGDEGSEASTVSGVDIVLNSKLQETSAYNKKAYQSYIKGYMKAVKAKLEEQGSKRVQAFMAGAPAAVKMILGNLDKYQFFTGESMNCDGAIGLLDYREDGVTPFFVFFKDGIEIEKYVSYRVDGGLSGSL; encoded by the exons ATGATCATCTACAAGGATATCATCACCG GCGATGAGCTGTTCACCGAGGTCTATAAAATCACGGAGGTCTGCGACGGGATGCTGTACGAGGTACAGGGAAAG CTCACTTCCAGATCGGAGGACGTCGACGGTGCGTTAATCGGTGCCAACGCCTCTGCAGAGGGCGGCGACGAGGGTAGCGAAGCGTCCACGGTCAGTGGAGTCGACATTGTGCTCAACAGCAAACTGCAGGAGACCTCGGCCTACAACAAGAAGGCCTACCAGAGCTACATCAAGGGCTATATGAAGGC ggtcaAGGCCAAgctggaggagcagggttctaAGAGGGTACAGGCCTTCATGGCAGGCGCTCCAGCAGCTGTTAAGATGATCCTGGGGAACCTTGATAAATACCAG TTCTTCACCGGTGAGTCCATGAACTGTGACGGCGCCATCGGCCTGCTAGACTACCGCGAGGACGGTGTCACGCCCTTCTTCGTTTTCTTCAAAGACGGCATCGAGATCGAGAAATACGTAAGTTACCGTGTCGACGGaggactgtctggttctctgtag